The nucleotide window TTTTTCTCCCAGGCTTCAGGTATAAGCATCATCATTACCTCAGGCAATGAACGTCCTGTCATCAGCAATAATTCCACCACCATATCCATAGAAGCAGAATCTGATTTACCTCTGAGCACTGTTGGTAAAATTCGTTTCAAATCATCACCAAATAGATCACTCTCCATTAATTCCTCGCGAGAAAACATCCTAGACACATTTCCTCTAAGGGTATTTATTTCACCATTATGACACATATATCTAAATGGTTGCGCTAAATCCCAGGTCGGAAATGTATTAGTGGAAAACCTCTGATGAACTAGAGCCAATTTCGCATCTAACAAGGGATCTGAAAGCTCTTTATAATATATATTTATGTCCTCAGGCTTTAAAAGACCTTTATATATAATGGTCTTTGTAGAAAGGCTGGATACATAAAAAAAGGTCGCTTCAGAAAGCTTAGAATTGTAAATCGTATGCTCGGCAATTTTGCGTGCTGCGAAAAGTTTTACATTGAATTGGAAATCATCTTGCTCAGGATTTGCCTTTCCAATAAACAACTGCATTACAGAGGGTTCAGTTGTGGCAGCAATTCTCCCAATATTTGAATTATTAATTGGCACTTTCCTCCAACCAAGCACATGCAATCCCTGTTCTTTGAAACAAGTTTCAATTAAGGAAATACAATAGTTTTTTTGATTCTCTTTTTTTGGCAGGAAAATGTTCCCTACGGCATATTCTCCACGATTAGGCAATTCAAAATCACAGTTTTTTACAAAAAAATCATGTGGTACATCAATAAGAATTCCTGCCCCATCACCTGTTTTTCCATCGGCACTAACGGCACCACGATGTTCCAGTTTAATAAGAATTTCAAGTGCTTTGTGGATGATATCATTTGACCTTTTTCCTGTTAGGCTACAAATAAAACCTGCACCGCAATTATCATGTTCAAATTCGGGCAAGTACAACCCCTGTTTCTTCAGCATATTCCAAAAAATTTAGCTATTGATTAGTGCAATTAAGCCTACTAATATATATGGTTATATATAAAGAAAGGTAATGACGAATTCATTATTATGAGATTGCTAAAATTTCGTTAAAGAATTTTTGAAATTCCAATTTTACAGTAGCCATCCTTAAAATAAACGCATAGCCACTGCTACCTAAAAATCAAAATATTAAACCATTTATTGAATTAAAATTAAAGTATTTGGCAAGTTGCTGATTAAAATTTTGATTTTTCAACAAAACGTTAAAAATAATATAAAATGATTTTGAATAATTGTTTCTAAAATAACTTATAAAATAGTTACCTCTAATTTTTTTAGGGTATAAATTGAAATTATGATAAAAATTAACCTAACACCCCCTATTTTTTAGGAGGTATCGATTAATTTTCTATAGTTTTACGCCGTCTAAATCCTTAAAACTAACTTTTATGAAAAATTATTTAACCCTTTTATTATTGTTCTGTGGTTTATGTGTTTTTGCTCAAGAAGAGACTGAGACGGAAGAAACTCAAGAAAAGCCATTTTCAATATCAGGTAGTGTTGACGTATACTATCGAACCAATTTCAATGCTCCAAACGACAGAGTTTTTGGGGAAGATGGGTATTACGTTGCTCCTGGGTCATCTTTTGCCAATCTACCTGGTTTTGCTTTAGGTATGGCGAATGTAGTAGCTGCCTATGAAGGTGAAAAAGTTGGGTTCGTTGCTGATCTTGTGTTTGGTCCAAGAGGAACCGATGCAGTGTTTATGTCTCCAATGTATTCCCTAACAGGAAATATTGTAAACCAATTGTACGCTTATTGGAATGTCTCAGACAGTTTCACCCTTACAATAGGAAATTTCAATACATTTCTTGGTTACGAGGTCATTTCTCCGACTGCCAACTTTAACTATAGTACATCTTATTTATTCTCCTATGGCCCATTTAGCCACACTGGTTTAAAAGCTGACATCGCGCTTTCAGATGACTTTAGCCTGATGTTAGCAGTAATGAATCCTACTGATGCAACCGAATTCAACCCTACCGGAAAATACGCTTTCGGCGCACAATTAGGATTCTTTGGTCAGTACTTAAATTTTATTACTGATGATGGCGCATATGAAATTGATTTCACAGGTGGACTTGACATTACGGATAGCTTCTTTTTAGGCTTGAATGCTGCCTATTATGACAACGATGACACTGGTTTTGCCGGGATTGCTCTATACCCACAACTTGCCACTTCGGATAGTTTTAGTATAGGTTTAAGAGGTGAATACTTCGCTGAGCATGGTGATTTTGGAGCTATCGGCACGGGAGTTGAAGACTCTGACGTATTTGCCCTAACCTTAACCGGAAGCTATTCAATTAAGAACTTAACAATCAAACCAGAATTGAGAATAGATTCGGCATCAGACGATGCATTCATTACCGATTACGATGCATTTGATTCCTTTGAAACAGGAAAAAGCCTTAGCTCATTTGTTCTGGCAGCCATATATGCATTTTAACTAATTAACATAATCATGAAAAAAATCGAAGCAATTATTAGAAAATCAAAATTTTCAACTGTAAAGGAAGCCCTCCACAATGTTGGCGTTAACTTTTTCTCCTATTGGGATGTTACTGGATTAGGAAATGAGAAAGAGGGGCATGTTTATAGGGGTATCAGCTATAGCACTAGCGATATACAGAGACGCTACCTTTCAATTGTTGTTAATGATGATTTTGAGGAAGTCACCATTAAAACCATATTAGATTCTGCAGCCACTGGAGAGGTTGGGGACGGTAAAATATTCGTCTCTGATATAACAGATTGTTACAGAATTAGGACTGGTGAACGTGGAGGAGAAACATTAAAATAATCTAACTAAAATTTAAGAAACTAATTATGGAATTACTTACAACCAATAACGTATGGATGATGGTCTGTACGGGTCTTGTTTTCTTTATGCACCTTGGATTTGCATTTTTGGAAATTGGACTTACAAGACAAAAGAACACTATCAATATTTTATTTAAAAATGTTTTTATCATCACAGTTGGTCTTCTTCTTTATTGTTTAGTTGGATTCAACCTTATGTATCCTGGAGAATTTAATGGCTTTTTAGGATTTGCAGGATTCGGTTTAGAATCACCATTAACTGCTGAAGGAGCTTTAGATTTAGCTTATAATGAAGGCTATACTTACTGGACAGATTTCTTATTCCAAGGTATGTTTGCCGCAACCGCCGCGACTATAGTTTCCGGAGCCGTTGCAGAAAGAATAAAGATTGGTCCGTTCATGATTTTTACCATATTATATGTAGGCTTGGTTTACCCAATCGCCGGATCTTGGAAATGGGGTGGGGGATTTTTAGATTCTTTAGAAACACCTTTTTATGATTTTGCGGGTTCAACATTGGTTCACTCGGTTGGTGGATGGGCAGCTCTAGTAGCAATTTATCTATTGGGAGCTAGAATAGGAAAATTTAAAGATGGAAAACCACAGGCTATTCCAGGCCACAACATCCCACTAGCCACTGCAGGTGTATTAATACTTTGGTTAGGCTGGTTCGGGTTTAACGGCGGTTCAGTACTTTCTGCAGACCCTGCTCTTACATCTTTAACTCTTGTTACAACCTGTTTGGCAGCTGCTGCTGGTGGAGTTGTGTCTTTCATAACTTCTACCTTAATGTACAAAAACTATGACCTAACAATGTTTCTTAATGGTATCCTTGGTGGATTAGTTGGTATTACTGCAGGTGCCGATCAAATGAGCCCTACCGATGCAATTTTAATCGGTGCTATTGCAGGGGTAATTATTGTACTAGGAGTAGCTTTAGTTGACAAAATGAAATTAGACGATCCTGTTGGAGCTGTGGCAGTACACCTTATTTGTGGAATTTGGGGAACACTAGCCGTAGGCATCTTTGGATCTTTAGCAAGTGGAGCTCAATTTATGAGTCAACTAATAGGTGTTGCATCATATGCAGCAATTTGTATAGTAACTAGCTTCTTAATATTATTCATATTAAAAGTAACTATTGGAATCCGAGTTTCTGAGAGGGAAGAATTAGAAGGATTGGATCCACACGAACACGGAATGTCGGCCTATTCTGATTTCCGTTTAAATGAGCATTAATTTTATTTTTTAGATTGATTAGTTATGCAGGGCCGTTGGAGAATCTGATATCCAACGGCCCTCACTTTTTAAAAATTTTTTGATGTTAAAGATTTTCTTATAAATTTTATTATTTGTTCGGAAATTGTACCTTTGACCGCTCAATCTAAAGAGGATAGATTTGAACTGATTGCAACCTCTCGGTCCTTTGAAAAGGACATAAAAATGCTAAAGAACAGTGGTATTTCCCTTCTTGGCCGATCAGCGCAATATCTTCTTGAATAAAAATTAATATGTCATATTTTTTTACTTCAGAAAGTGTATCTGAAGGACACCCAGATAAAGTTGCAGATCAGATTAGCGACGCGCTTATTGATAACTTTTTGGCTTTTGATCCGGACTCTAAAGTAGCATGTGAAACTTTGGTCACCACTGGACAGGTAGTTTTAGCAGGTGAAGTAAAATCCAATACATACTTAGACGTTCAAAAAATTGCGAGAGATACCATCAATAAGATTGGGTATACCAAAGGAGAATACATGTTCGATGGTAATTCATGCGGTGTTTTATCAGCAATACACGAACAGTCTGAAGACATAAACAGAGGAGTTGATAGAGAAAGTCGGGAGCTTCAAGGTGCGGGAGACCAAGGTTTGATGTTCGGGTACGCCACCAATGAAACCGAAAATTATATGCCATTGGCATTAGATCTTTCACATAGAATCCTGAAGACTTTAGGAGATTTAAGGAGGGAAAATCTAGATATAACCTACCTTAGACCTGACTCAAAAAGTCAAGTTACGATTGAATACAGCGACGATAATATACCTCAAAGGATTGATTCAATTGTAATATCCACACAGCACGACCCATTTGATACTGATGATGCCATGTTAGCAAAAATTCGGAAGGATTTAGTTGATATTTTAATCCCGAGGGTTAAGGAAAGTTTACCATCCCATATTCAAGAATTATTTAAGGACGATATTACCTACCACATTAATCCTACTGGAAAATTTGTAATTGGTGGGCCTCATGGGGATACAGGATTAACAGGACGTAAAATCATAGTAGATACCTATGGCGGAAAAGGCGCTCATGGTGGTGGTGCGTTTTCTGGCAAAGATCCTAGTAAGGTCGACCGAAGTGCGGCTTATGCAACGAGGCATATAGCCAAAAATATGGTTGCAGCAGGCATTTGCGATGAAATTTTGGTTCAGGTAAGTTATGCTATTGGGGTTGTTGAGCCAACATCCATATTTGTAAACACTTATGGCACATGCCCATTCAATTTAACTGATTCTGAAATCGCCGGTAAAATAGAGGACATTTTCGATTTAAGGCCTTTTGCCATAGAGGATCGATTAAAACTTCGCCAACCGATTTATAGTGAAACAGCAGCATATGGACATATGGGAAGGATACCGGAAATTGTAACCAAAACATTTGAACAACCAAATGGTGAATCTAAATCTCTAGAAGTTGAATTATTTACTTGGGAAAAGTTGGATTATGTCGAAAAAATTAAAGAGGCCTTTGAAATTGAATAATCAAATAAATTTATCTTCTACCAATTCGATTATCCCTAAATTCCATCATTTTGGTTAAAATAATATCCTGGTATTCTTTTTTGGTTACCTGCTCACCCTTTTGAGGAATTTTAATAGTCAATTTCTCTTGTGGATTCAAGGTGAGCTTCGAACAAAGCATAGTTATATTGCCAGAATTAATTTCCAAAATTAATCCAGGAAGTCCCCAAAATTCGGAAGGACCGTGACTTACTGGAATTTGAGGAGTATACCAAGCTTCAACCTTCGTCAAAGCCATTTCTTCTTCAACAGAATCTGAATTTTGGGTTTGTTCGTTAGAGGCGGGTCTCAATTTATCCCATGAAAAAGAATACCATGTTAAATCATTTGTTGGAATTAAGGCTACTGCCTTAAAACACATATAGTTTCCTATCTTTTTTGTTTCTGAAGCCATGGTCCATTTTATCGGCTGCAACTCGTCCTTGACCAAAAATCGTTTACCATAAAATTCTTGTTCTTGAATTTGGGTATTTGTTTTAACATTTTTGTATTGATCACCAGCTGCAAAATTATTACCCCAAGAGTCTGTTGCACCTGAAACTGCATCTAGTCGTTCGTTCTCTTTATAAAAAGATTCTTCACGATTAAAGACAAGGGTAAACGTTTTTTCCAATCTATTTTTAAGACGTTCCTTTATTTGGTTTTTTTGGGCCTCACTCATGTTAGCACCAAAACTGCCTAGTTCTAGGGAAGATTTATACATGTAGATAGCTTCACCTTGAAAATCGTCCTGTTTTGATAGGACATCTGTTTTAAAGACTAGAATTACAGATATTATAAGACCTAATGGAAGTAATGTAAATTTCAATGCATTAAATTTATGTTTAATGAAATTAAAAAATAATTAAACATAATTAACGCTTTTACAAAAATATTAACAAAACGAGATCTTCAAAAGTAACGTCAGAATCGGTATAAAATGATTAATCCACGCCTCCTTTTCTTTGCGGTGACCTTTGCTCTGGCCATTTCATTTGCTCTCCTGTTCTTCGGCTTATCGGAAGAACACTTCTTTCCCTTGAGGTTTTTTCTGGGTCTTCAGATGCCATGTATGCCAGTATTGCAGTTAGGATAACATTTCGTTTTACATCCTCAAACACAATTTTGTCATAAGTATCTAAATTTGTATGCCAAGTGTAGTTACCATAAGACCAACTTAAAGAACTTAAGAAAAAGGCTGGAGCATTTGCAGCAATAAATGACGAATGATCAGAACCGCCACCGCTTGGCGATCCTGGAAATTCAGTTTCAATATTATTCTTTATTTCATCAGGCACGGCGTTTAACCACTTGCCTAAATAGGCATAAGAATTTAAGAAACCCGACCCATTGATTTTTTCAACACGACCAGTGCCGTTATCTTGGTTAAGGACCACTTGGACATTAGCCACAATTTCAGGATGATCTTCTACAAAGGCTCTAGATCCGTTCAAGCCTTGTTCTTCACTTCCCCAATGCCCTACCAAAATGGTGCGCTTTGGATTAGGATATAGTTTTTTTAGAATACGCATTGTTTCCATCATCACCAAAGTACCAGTTCCATTGTCAGTTGCTCCTGTTCCTCCATCCCATGAATCAAAATGGGCAGATAGAATAACAAATTCATTCGGTTTTTCTGTTCCTTCAATTTTACCAATAGTGTTGAAGTTTGGCACTATGCCCAAATCTTTAGATTCAGCGATAATTTTAATCACTGGTTTATCACCGTGTTCTGCCATTCTATACAACATACCATAATCTTCAACGGCTATGTTAATAGTTGGAATCTCCTTGGTACGAGCACTGAAGATCTTACTAGCTCCAAAAGCATTAGACCAATAAGATGTTGCAATTGCTGCTGCACCAGCTTTTTCCAAGCCTTCATAAATTGTTCTAAAATTATAACCTGTATTATTAAGACTTTGGCGCCAAACTCTTCTTAAAGAGTCCCGTTCCGTTTTCATCTTTTCAAAATCTTTCTCAACTGCATATTCTTCCCAATTTTCATCTGGACGACCAGTTGGCTCCTCCATAGAAGCCAAAACAATTTTACCTTTAATACTTGGCAACCAGCTATTAAAATCTGAAGAATTTTTAAATATTGGCATTATAACACATTCTGCAGTGATTCCCTTTTTGGGTGCCGCAGGACTCCACGCCAATTGGGTGGCATTCAAACTCTGAATTCTTGGCTCCAATAAATCTACGTGAGTAATACCGCGTTCCCATCCTCTCCATTCTCCCCATTTCTGATTTTCGGCTTGGATTCCCCAACTTGCATACTTTGCAACAGCCCAATCATTTGCTTGTTTCATTTGGGGTGTTCCCACCAATCGAGGACCAATATCATCCAAAAGTTCATGAGCAAGAATCTCTAGTTGTGAGTTATTTGTTGCTTCTTCAACAATTTTTTCTGCCATTTCCTCAGTCGATTGGGAAAAGGTAAAATTCAATGCTAAAACAGAAAATAAAATGGAAAGGAAAACAGTAGAATTTAATTTGAGCATATTAATTAA belongs to Aegicerativicinus sediminis and includes:
- a CDS encoding outer membrane beta-barrel protein → MKNYLTLLLLFCGLCVFAQEETETEETQEKPFSISGSVDVYYRTNFNAPNDRVFGEDGYYVAPGSSFANLPGFALGMANVVAAYEGEKVGFVADLVFGPRGTDAVFMSPMYSLTGNIVNQLYAYWNVSDSFTLTIGNFNTFLGYEVISPTANFNYSTSYLFSYGPFSHTGLKADIALSDDFSLMLAVMNPTDATEFNPTGKYAFGAQLGFFGQYLNFITDDGAYEIDFTGGLDITDSFFLGLNAAYYDNDDTGFAGIALYPQLATSDSFSIGLRGEYFAEHGDFGAIGTGVEDSDVFALTLTGSYSIKNLTIKPELRIDSASDDAFITDYDAFDSFETGKSLSSFVLAAIYAF
- a CDS encoding P-II family nitrogen regulator, whose protein sequence is MKKIEAIIRKSKFSTVKEALHNVGVNFFSYWDVTGLGNEKEGHVYRGISYSTSDIQRRYLSIVVNDDFEEVTIKTILDSAATGEVGDGKIFVSDITDCYRIRTGERGGETLK
- a CDS encoding ammonium transporter, with translation MELLTTNNVWMMVCTGLVFFMHLGFAFLEIGLTRQKNTINILFKNVFIITVGLLLYCLVGFNLMYPGEFNGFLGFAGFGLESPLTAEGALDLAYNEGYTYWTDFLFQGMFAATAATIVSGAVAERIKIGPFMIFTILYVGLVYPIAGSWKWGGGFLDSLETPFYDFAGSTLVHSVGGWAALVAIYLLGARIGKFKDGKPQAIPGHNIPLATAGVLILWLGWFGFNGGSVLSADPALTSLTLVTTCLAAAAGGVVSFITSTLMYKNYDLTMFLNGILGGLVGITAGADQMSPTDAILIGAIAGVIIVLGVALVDKMKLDDPVGAVAVHLICGIWGTLAVGIFGSLASGAQFMSQLIGVASYAAICIVTSFLILFILKVTIGIRVSEREELEGLDPHEHGMSAYSDFRLNEH
- the metK gene encoding methionine adenosyltransferase, whose product is MSYFFTSESVSEGHPDKVADQISDALIDNFLAFDPDSKVACETLVTTGQVVLAGEVKSNTYLDVQKIARDTINKIGYTKGEYMFDGNSCGVLSAIHEQSEDINRGVDRESRELQGAGDQGLMFGYATNETENYMPLALDLSHRILKTLGDLRRENLDITYLRPDSKSQVTIEYSDDNIPQRIDSIVISTQHDPFDTDDAMLAKIRKDLVDILIPRVKESLPSHIQELFKDDITYHINPTGKFVIGGPHGDTGLTGRKIIVDTYGGKGAHGGGAFSGKDPSKVDRSAAYATRHIAKNMVAAGICDEILVQVSYAIGVVEPTSIFVNTYGTCPFNLTDSEIAGKIEDIFDLRPFAIEDRLKLRQPIYSETAAYGHMGRIPEIVTKTFEQPNGESKSLEVELFTWEKLDYVEKIKEAFEIE
- a CDS encoding GLPGLI family protein, whose protein sequence is MKFTLLPLGLIISVILVFKTDVLSKQDDFQGEAIYMYKSSLELGSFGANMSEAQKNQIKERLKNRLEKTFTLVFNREESFYKENERLDAVSGATDSWGNNFAAGDQYKNVKTNTQIQEQEFYGKRFLVKDELQPIKWTMASETKKIGNYMCFKAVALIPTNDLTWYSFSWDKLRPASNEQTQNSDSVEEEMALTKVEAWYTPQIPVSHGPSEFWGLPGLILEINSGNITMLCSKLTLNPQEKLTIKIPQKGEQVTKKEYQDIILTKMMEFRDNRIGRR
- a CDS encoding M20/M25/M40 family metallo-hydrolase; this encodes MLKLNSTVFLSILFSVLALNFTFSQSTEEMAEKIVEEATNNSQLEILAHELLDDIGPRLVGTPQMKQANDWAVAKYASWGIQAENQKWGEWRGWERGITHVDLLEPRIQSLNATQLAWSPAAPKKGITAECVIMPIFKNSSDFNSWLPSIKGKIVLASMEEPTGRPDENWEEYAVEKDFEKMKTERDSLRRVWRQSLNNTGYNFRTIYEGLEKAGAAAIATSYWSNAFGASKIFSARTKEIPTINIAVEDYGMLYRMAEHGDKPVIKIIAESKDLGIVPNFNTIGKIEGTEKPNEFVILSAHFDSWDGGTGATDNGTGTLVMMETMRILKKLYPNPKRTILVGHWGSEEQGLNGSRAFVEDHPEIVANVQVVLNQDNGTGRVEKINGSGFLNSYAYLGKWLNAVPDEIKNNIETEFPGSPSGGGSDHSSFIAANAPAFFLSSLSWSYGNYTWHTNLDTYDKIVFEDVKRNVILTAILAYMASEDPEKTSRERSVLPISRRTGEQMKWPEQRSPQRKGGVD